A genome region from Rhodohalobacter mucosus includes the following:
- a CDS encoding amidohydrolase codes for MHIRMTLLLLLAAVCFDSSPLIAQNGSGMDWQTYIDSKSEELYENVVEWRRHFHQYPELSNREFETATMVAEHLRSLGIEVETEVAHTGVVGVLRGGKPGPVVGLRADMDALPVKERVDIPFASQAVGEYMGNEVPVMHACGHDTHIAILMGVAEMLAAQKEELPGTVKFIFQPAEEGTPPGEEGGAEMMVEEGVLTNPDVDAVFGLHIYSQSPVGTITYRSGSIMAASNRFSIDVMGAQTHGSQPWGGVDPIVASAQIINNLQSVVSRQTELTKEAAVITVGIIDAGVRNNIIPETAYMEGTIRTLDTEMQEKLFEQMHRTVEYTAKSFGAEAKLTIYDGYPITYNDPDLTARMAPTLKRVAGPENAIVINAITGAEDFSFFQKEVPGLYFFIGGMPAGMNPEDAAPHHTPDFYIEEEGMKTGLRAMANLTIDYMMEN; via the coding sequence ATGCATATTCGAATGACTCTGCTTCTCCTTCTGGCTGCCGTATGTTTCGACTCTTCACCCTTGATCGCCCAGAATGGTTCCGGTATGGACTGGCAAACCTATATCGATTCAAAATCCGAAGAACTCTATGAGAACGTAGTGGAGTGGCGCCGGCACTTTCACCAGTATCCGGAGCTATCGAACAGGGAATTTGAGACGGCCACCATGGTTGCGGAACACCTGCGCTCACTGGGTATAGAGGTGGAGACGGAAGTGGCCCACACCGGCGTGGTGGGTGTGCTGAGGGGTGGTAAACCCGGTCCTGTAGTGGGGCTGCGGGCCGACATGGACGCACTACCCGTAAAAGAGCGCGTGGATATCCCCTTTGCCTCGCAGGCTGTCGGTGAATATATGGGAAATGAAGTGCCGGTGATGCATGCCTGCGGTCACGACACACACATCGCCATCCTGATGGGCGTTGCCGAAATGCTGGCCGCACAAAAAGAGGAGCTCCCCGGAACCGTTAAATTCATTTTTCAGCCGGCTGAAGAGGGAACACCTCCCGGCGAGGAGGGCGGTGCCGAAATGATGGTGGAAGAGGGAGTTTTGACGAACCCGGACGTGGATGCGGTTTTCGGGCTTCATATCTACTCCCAGTCCCCGGTGGGTACAATCACCTACCGCTCGGGAAGCATCATGGCTGCCTCGAATCGGTTTTCCATTGACGTGATGGGGGCCCAGACGCACGGCTCACAGCCCTGGGGAGGCGTGGATCCCATTGTTGCATCGGCACAGATCATCAACAATCTGCAGTCCGTTGTGAGCCGCCAGACGGAGTTAACCAAAGAAGCCGCTGTGATTACGGTTGGCATTATCGATGCGGGTGTCCGAAACAATATCATTCCCGAAACCGCCTACATGGAGGGAACCATCCGCACACTTGACACCGAGATGCAGGAAAAACTGTTTGAGCAGATGCACCGAACGGTGGAATATACGGCCAAAAGCTTTGGTGCTGAAGCCAAGCTGACGATCTATGATGGCTATCCGATTACGTACAACGATCCCGATTTAACTGCCCGGATGGCGCCAACTCTTAAGCGGGTAGCCGGGCCCGAGAATGCCATTGTCATAAATGCAATCACCGGTGCTGAGGACTTCTCCTTCTTTCAGAAAGAAGTGCCCGGCCTCTACTTTTTCATCGGCGGCATGCCGGCGGGAATGAACCCCGAAGACGCAGCTCCGCATCACACTCCGGACTTCTACATCGAGGAAGAGGGTATGAAAACAGGGTTACGGGCAATGGCCAATCTGACGATCGATTACATGATGGAGAACTAG